One window of Microcoleus vaginatus PCC 9802 genomic DNA carries:
- a CDS encoding tetratricopeptide repeat protein, whose protein sequence is MNSETAAVDFQQQAEVYLALGKLDEAIALCQQVLASHPNSAKTCKTLGKALQAQGKLEDARYWYKVAIALQPDFAEAFANLGTLCATLEQWQEAIACYQKAISLQPNFAGFYRNLSRIFTQVGQAEEAADCSYQALMVEPIEIAEEYLDLGNTLLAQNKPEAALICYHRTIYLNPSCCEAYYQLAATASQLQHWDEAIVNYRKAIQLQPDISELYYKLAKVFQDSGQLPEAVAAYRESIELNPNSFWSYYNLGSVLLKLEQWQEAVVAYRTAVEINPDFSWCYYSMGEACGKLEKWSEAAAAYQRAIDLDPNYSGSFHNLGDAFFQLQKWSEAEAAYQRAIALHSEFFWSHYNLALTKVKLQDLLGAISAYQRAIELNPNFSWSYHNLGEALLKTQQWKAASIAYKRAIELNPNLSWSYYNLGDALTEMHEWNDAVSAYLCALEIEPELPKIYTKLGDALIKRSPADLDTATSYYHHELLPLHPPEFYCKIAQKFSDIDRIDAATVLYLMALEIRPEDPAISWKLAEVLEKKDSSGERRILLELESHDIPERYIARVVKGKSFAEVGGLSATVNEKVSVASKYGAVSLTMIDAMPTSLHGWQYFRDRMTSLKIANYNCINRDITQIQLAEIGEPYDVVHCAGVLYHHPHPLQILTNLRQISGEYLILTSAITQEIIENERGRYEIPASGVIFIPALGDVERAILTAYWQQHTDGAAMLGITEKAVFDINDCARWWWLPTATALECMCKVAGFKVLDKALTENNNALTLLLGI, encoded by the coding sequence GTGAATTCAGAAACAGCAGCGGTTGATTTTCAACAACAGGCAGAAGTCTATTTGGCTTTAGGGAAGTTGGATGAGGCGATCGCACTTTGCCAGCAAGTTTTGGCATCGCACCCCAATTCCGCCAAGACTTGCAAGACCTTGGGAAAGGCGCTGCAAGCCCAGGGTAAACTAGAAGACGCAAGGTATTGGTATAAAGTTGCGATCGCTCTGCAACCGGATTTTGCCGAAGCTTTTGCTAACCTCGGCACTCTCTGCGCTACATTGGAACAGTGGCAAGAGGCGATCGCCTGTTACCAAAAAGCCATCTCCCTGCAACCAAACTTTGCAGGATTTTACCGTAATTTGAGCCGGATATTTACCCAAGTCGGTCAAGCTGAAGAAGCAGCAGACTGTTCGTATCAAGCACTCATGGTGGAACCGATAGAGATAGCGGAAGAATATCTCGATTTAGGTAATACTTTGTTGGCGCAAAACAAGCCAGAAGCCGCCCTAATTTGTTATCACCGCACCATTTATTTAAACCCCAGTTGTTGCGAAGCTTATTACCAGTTAGCAGCAACTGCTAGTCAACTACAACACTGGGACGAAGCTATAGTTAACTACCGCAAAGCTATTCAACTTCAGCCAGATATTTCTGAGCTTTATTACAAATTAGCCAAGGTTTTTCAAGACAGCGGACAATTACCTGAAGCAGTCGCCGCTTACCGGGAAAGTATTGAGTTAAATCCCAACTCTTTTTGGTCTTACTATAATTTAGGTAGTGTGCTGCTCAAGTTGGAACAATGGCAAGAAGCCGTTGTTGCCTACCGCACGGCTGTTGAAATTAACCCAGATTTTTCTTGGTGCTACTACAGCATGGGAGAAGCTTGCGGCAAATTAGAAAAATGGTCCGAAGCCGCCGCTGCTTACCAACGAGCTATTGACTTAGATCCTAATTATTCCGGCTCTTTCCATAACTTGGGAGATGCTTTTTTTCAACTCCAAAAATGGTCGGAAGCTGAGGCTGCATACCAAAGGGCGATCGCACTCCATTCAGAATTCTTTTGGTCTCATTATAATTTAGCTTTAACTAAAGTTAAACTCCAGGATTTGTTAGGAGCAATCAGCGCCTACCAGCGGGCGATCGAACTCAATCCCAACTTTTCTTGGAGTTATCACAATTTAGGAGAAGCGCTGTTGAAAACCCAGCAGTGGAAAGCAGCATCTATCGCCTACAAGCGCGCTATTGAACTAAATCCCAATCTTTCTTGGTCTTATTACAACTTAGGCGATGCTTTGACTGAAATGCACGAGTGGAACGATGCGGTTTCAGCTTACCTTTGCGCGCTGGAAATAGAGCCTGAACTACCTAAAATTTACACCAAATTAGGCGATGCTCTCATCAAAAGAAGTCCGGCAGATTTAGACACAGCAACCAGCTACTATCACCACGAGTTGCTGCCCCTGCACCCTCCTGAATTTTACTGTAAAATAGCCCAAAAATTTTCCGACATCGATCGGATTGACGCAGCGACAGTTTTGTACTTGATGGCCTTAGAAATCCGGCCAGAAGATCCAGCAATATCCTGGAAATTGGCGGAAGTTTTGGAGAAAAAGGACTCGTCGGGGGAGCGCAGGATATTATTAGAGTTGGAGAGTCACGATATTCCTGAGCGCTACATTGCCCGAGTCGTCAAAGGCAAGAGTTTTGCAGAAGTCGGCGGCTTGTCGGCAACTGTCAACGAAAAAGTATCTGTAGCTAGCAAATACGGTGCAGTTTCTCTTACAATGATTGATGCCATGCCAACATCCCTCCACGGGTGGCAATATTTTCGCGATCGGATGACAAGTTTAAAGATTGCTAATTATAATTGTATCAATCGAGATATAACTCAGATTCAGCTTGCAGAAATTGGCGAGCCTTACGATGTAGTTCACTGTGCAGGAGTTTTGTACCATCACCCTCACCCTTTGCAAATTTTAACTAACTTGCGTCAAATAAGTGGAGAGTATTTAATCTTAACTTCCGCTATTACTCAAGAAATTATAGAAAACGAGCGGGGACGCTACGAAATTCCAGCTTCTGGGGTAATTTTCATTCCCGCTTTAGGCGACGTAGAACGAGCTATTTTAACAGCTTACTGGCAGCAGCACACCGACGGCGCAGCCATGTTAGGGATAACTGAGAAAGCAGTTTTTGACATCAACGACTGTGCGCGGTGGTGGTGGCTACCTACAGCTACTGCTTTAGAATGTATGTGCAAAGTGGCGGGATTTAAAGTGTTAGACAAAGCATTGACTGAGAACAATAATGCTTTGACTCTCCTGCTGGGGATTTGA
- a CDS encoding glycosyltransferase, translating into MSTVNRTPLISVIIPAYNGDRYIVQAVESALGQTFNNLEIIVVDDGSTDRTQQVLQPYLDRIRYIYQKNQGVGVARNQACQLARGKFLAFLDADDYFLPSKLEKQIACFDADPALDMVQTGWLLVDETGREIFAVKPWQQAPELDLASFIIYKCVRPSAMMLRRKCWEDLGGFDSQFPLAEDLDFALRLTLKGYKAVWLEEILTCYRQHNSNIMSSGLPLMKNTEILMKEFFERPDLPESIRQLKNQEHYLSFKWLAWRMYRDGHLAEMAQCLEKSLHYTPFSPTKTVLNWLETFRIASEEYGENFDAYSLSKLAEWQEIILMVMTNPPQSQQASIPTPSPAREAKRSRRESHILLYNTDDPGVGGLAQYNHAILCKLAMLGYRVTCVQTKHSSPLLERERELGIKHLWLDFSGHKDLQRVLRNTQDAREIFASNKPDLIIFSDGWPFSNFAAKQVVIQMGIPYMMVIGLVMPEHATFAGGDVVPYVEGVLHHCLQARALIVGAYEHLNLLCQHFKLPKERGQVIYLGRSPEYFLPPNAAARQRLRQEIKIPEDAIVCFTSARLASIKGHRYQIEAIKQLQQSPVWSKLYFVWAGTGEGSADNVEIELRDTIKELGVSDRVKLIGQRWDILDWLDASDIFILTSLADAAPSFSVMEAMAKGLPVVATAVGGIPEGLGDTGKLLPDPNTDPEGTARELAKTVEAWAMNPELRDQIGQACKQRAEKLFKEERMLAESMEAIEKALVCDRPTELLVNKKEVQRSMAKIESRVYYSSLVWNAWQAYCQEDLSGMQKWLQKSLTYTPFLTTETLLNWVEYFGNFSSQKGHNLDTYSLINSAEWQQLVEQVQGIESVFSAR; encoded by the coding sequence ATGTCAACAGTCAATCGAACACCGCTTATTAGCGTAATTATACCAGCATATAATGGCGATCGCTACATCGTGCAAGCGGTAGAAAGCGCCCTCGGTCAAACTTTTAATAATTTGGAAATTATAGTGGTAGACGACGGTTCCACAGATCGCACGCAGCAAGTATTGCAGCCTTATCTTGACAGAATTCGCTACATTTATCAGAAAAACCAAGGAGTAGGAGTTGCCCGAAATCAGGCTTGTCAGCTAGCCAGAGGCAAGTTTTTAGCGTTTCTAGATGCCGATGACTATTTCTTACCCTCCAAGCTAGAAAAACAAATAGCTTGTTTTGACGCTGACCCCGCATTAGACATGGTGCAAACAGGTTGGCTGCTAGTCGATGAAACCGGGCGAGAGATTTTTGCTGTCAAGCCTTGGCAGCAAGCACCCGAATTAGATTTAGCCAGCTTTATTATATATAAATGTGTGCGTCCGAGTGCGATGATGCTGCGCCGAAAGTGCTGGGAAGATTTGGGTGGTTTCGATTCTCAGTTTCCGCTAGCCGAAGATTTAGATTTTGCCTTGCGTTTGACTTTAAAGGGGTACAAAGCAGTTTGGTTAGAAGAGATTCTTACCTGTTATCGCCAGCACAATTCTAATATCATGTCAAGCGGTTTGCCGCTAATGAAGAATACAGAAATTTTGATGAAAGAATTCTTCGAGCGACCTGATTTGCCTGAATCAATCCGCCAGTTAAAAAACCAGGAACACTATCTATCCTTCAAGTGGCTGGCATGGCGGATGTACCGCGACGGTCATCTAGCAGAGATGGCCCAGTGTTTGGAAAAATCATTGCACTATACGCCTTTTTCGCCCACAAAAACAGTATTGAATTGGCTGGAAACTTTTAGGATAGCTTCTGAAGAATATGGTGAAAATTTTGACGCTTATTCGCTGAGTAAGTTAGCGGAATGGCAAGAGATAATTCTGATGGTGATGACTAATCCACCCCAATCTCAACAGGCTTCTATTCCCACACCTTCACCAGCGCGTGAAGCGAAGCGCTCCCGGAGGGAATCGCACATTTTACTCTACAACACGGACGATCCGGGCGTGGGAGGATTAGCGCAGTATAATCATGCCATTCTCTGTAAGTTAGCCATGTTGGGCTATCGAGTCACTTGCGTGCAAACGAAACATTCTAGCCCCTTACTGGAGCGAGAACGAGAGTTAGGTATAAAGCATTTGTGGCTGGATTTTAGCGGTCATAAAGATTTACAGCGGGTGTTAAGAAATACTCAGGATGCACGAGAAATTTTTGCGAGTAATAAACCGGATCTGATTATTTTTAGCGATGGCTGGCCCTTTTCTAATTTTGCAGCAAAACAGGTAGTTATTCAAATGGGAATACCATACATGATGGTGATCGGGTTAGTTATGCCAGAACACGCAACTTTTGCTGGCGGGGATGTAGTGCCTTATGTAGAAGGAGTGCTTCACCACTGCCTGCAAGCTAGAGCCTTGATTGTTGGCGCTTACGAACATTTGAATTTATTGTGCCAACATTTCAAGTTGCCAAAAGAGCGAGGACAAGTGATTTACTTGGGGCGTTCTCCTGAATATTTTTTACCTCCTAATGCTGCGGCTCGTCAACGCCTGCGACAAGAAATAAAAATTCCTGAAGATGCGATTGTCTGTTTCACATCTGCTCGATTGGCCTCGATTAAAGGGCATCGATATCAGATCGAAGCAATCAAGCAGTTGCAGCAGTCTCCTGTGTGGTCTAAACTATATTTTGTGTGGGCAGGAACTGGTGAGGGAAGCGCTGACAATGTAGAGATAGAATTGAGGGACACTATTAAAGAGTTAGGGGTGAGCGATCGCGTGAAGTTGATCGGACAGCGCTGGGATATCCTAGATTGGCTGGATGCTAGCGACATATTCATTTTGACTTCTCTAGCAGATGCAGCGCCTTCTTTTTCAGTCATGGAAGCGATGGCTAAGGGATTGCCGGTAGTTGCAACGGCTGTGGGCGGTATTCCTGAAGGGCTTGGCGATACTGGGAAATTGTTGCCCGATCCGAATACCGATCCAGAGGGAACCGCAAGGGAATTGGCGAAAACTGTAGAAGCTTGGGCGATGAATCCAGAATTACGGGATCAAATAGGTCAAGCTTGCAAGCAGCGGGCCGAGAAACTATTCAAAGAGGAACGGATGTTGGCAGAGTCGATGGAGGCGATCGAAAAAGCTTTAGTTTGCGATCGCCCAACAGAGTTATTGGTTAATAAAAAAGAGGTGCAGAGGTCAATGGCGAAAATAGAAAGCCGGGTGTACTACAGCTCTTTAGTGTGGAATGCTTGGCAGGCTTACTGTCAAGAAGATCTAAGCGGAATGCAGAAGTGGCTTCAAAAATCTTTGACGTACACACCTTTTTTGACTACAGAAACCTTATTAAATTGGGTAGAATATTTTGGCAACTTTTCCTCCCAGAAAGGGCATAACTTAGATACCTATTCTCTAATTAATTCCGCAGAATGGCAACAATTAGTCGAGCAAGTACAGGGTATTGAATCTGTATTTTCTGCACGCTAA